The proteins below come from a single Azospirillum thiophilum genomic window:
- a CDS encoding ABC transporter ATP-binding protein: MRLLVSNLTHRYDDLTVLDGIDLALAEGEILAVIGPSGCGKSTLLGIAGGIVAPTSGTVRVEGDLPAGCLNPITFIFQDFALLPWRSVEDNVALVLEHHPLSSAERRERIDSGLRRMGLWEFRKALPKQLSGGMRQRVGIARALAVRPAMLLLDEPLSALDAQTRELLMDDFLELWRREKTTALYVTHNLDEALRLADRVCVLSRRPGRVRELVAIEEPRDRRQEPSAQAHLAQVRERLWHLMKAEAQMADREIARA; this comes from the coding sequence ATGAGGCTTCTCGTTTCCAACCTGACCCACCGCTATGACGATCTGACCGTGCTCGACGGCATCGATCTGGCATTGGCGGAGGGCGAAATCCTGGCCGTGATCGGCCCCAGCGGCTGCGGAAAATCGACGCTGCTCGGCATCGCCGGCGGCATCGTCGCCCCGACCTCCGGCACGGTCCGGGTCGAAGGCGACCTGCCCGCCGGCTGCCTCAACCCGATCACCTTCATCTTCCAGGACTTCGCCCTGCTGCCCTGGCGCAGTGTGGAGGACAATGTCGCCCTGGTGCTGGAGCATCACCCGCTCTCATCCGCCGAACGGCGCGAGCGTATCGACAGCGGGTTGCGCCGCATGGGGCTGTGGGAGTTCCGCAAGGCGCTGCCCAAGCAGCTGTCCGGCGGCATGCGCCAGCGGGTCGGCATCGCCCGCGCGCTGGCGGTGCGTCCGGCCATGCTCCTGCTCGACGAGCCGCTGTCGGCGCTGGACGCCCAGACGCGCGAACTGCTGATGGACGATTTCCTGGAGCTGTGGCGGCGGGAGAAGACCACCGCCCTCTACGTCACCCACAATCTGGACGAGGCCCTGCGGCTGGCCGACCGTGTCTGCGTGCTGAGCCGCCGCCCCGGCCGCGTCCGCGAACTGGTCGCCATCGAGGAGCCGCGGGATCGTCGGCAGGAGCCGTCGGCCCAGGCCCATCTGGCGCAGGTGCGCGAACGCCTGTGGCACCTGATGAAGGCCGAAGCCCAGATGGCCGACCGGGAGATCGCCCGTGCCTGA
- a CDS encoding ABC transporter permease — translation MSDATTTPYRTSLRTAADWGLVAIALPALAALALPLGRLADGGAGGAVGWFGGTMAPLFLIGVVLAVVAGASAPKRVWGAWAELAGVALAWLLPLHLLNEGVDLSAGWGLWLFLLAATLLLWRVMAVLAGVPGWTRAVIVPGLFGLGLLVGWEVLVRGFQVPAILLPPPSRIAAALAVNAPVLWDDFRQTVLTSVLRGYVMGCGAGFLVAILADRVPFLARGLLPLGNLASAIPVVGIAPIMVMWFGFDWQSKAAVIVVMTFFPMLINTLAGLGNSERIQLDLMRSYAAGHARTLVKLRLPNALPFLFNGLKINSTLALIGAIVAEFFGTPVVGMGFRISTEVARMNLDIVWATIAVAALTGSGLYGGLALVERLTTSWHPSMRQR, via the coding sequence ATGAGCGATGCGACGACGACTCCCTATCGCACCAGCCTGCGCACCGCCGCCGACTGGGGGCTGGTCGCCATCGCGCTGCCGGCGCTGGCCGCGCTGGCGCTGCCGCTGGGACGGCTGGCGGATGGGGGGGCCGGCGGGGCGGTGGGCTGGTTCGGCGGGACGATGGCGCCGCTGTTCCTGATCGGCGTGGTGCTGGCGGTCGTCGCCGGGGCCAGCGCGCCGAAGCGGGTCTGGGGTGCCTGGGCCGAGCTGGCGGGGGTGGCGCTGGCCTGGCTGCTGCCGCTGCATCTGTTGAACGAGGGGGTCGACCTGTCGGCCGGCTGGGGGCTGTGGCTGTTCCTGCTGGCGGCGACGCTGCTGCTGTGGCGGGTGATGGCGGTGCTGGCCGGCGTGCCGGGCTGGACGCGCGCCGTCATCGTGCCCGGCCTCTTCGGCCTCGGCCTGCTGGTCGGGTGGGAGGTGCTGGTGCGCGGCTTCCAGGTGCCGGCCATCCTGCTGCCGCCGCCGAGCCGCATCGCCGCGGCGCTGGCCGTCAATGCACCTGTGCTGTGGGACGATTTCCGCCAGACGGTGCTGACCTCGGTGCTGCGCGGCTATGTCATGGGCTGCGGCGCCGGTTTCCTGGTGGCGATTCTTGCCGACCGGGTGCCCTTTCTTGCCCGCGGACTTCTGCCGCTCGGCAATCTCGCCAGCGCCATTCCGGTGGTCGGCATCGCGCCGATCATGGTGATGTGGTTCGGCTTCGACTGGCAGTCGAAGGCGGCGGTGATCGTCGTCATGACCTTCTTCCCGATGCTGATCAACACGCTGGCCGGGCTCGGCAACTCCGAGCGCATCCAGCTCGACCTGATGCGTTCCTATGCCGCCGGCCATGCGCGCACGCTGGTCAAGCTGCGGCTGCCGAACGCGCTGCCCTTCCTGTTCAACGGGTTGAAGATCAATTCGACGCTGGCGCTGATCGGCGCCATCGTCGCCGAGTTCTTCGGCACGCCGGTGGTCGGCATGGGCTTCCGCATCTCCACCGAGGTGGCGCGGATGAACCTGGACATCGTGTGGGCGACCATCGCGGTGGCGGCGCTGACCGGCTCCGGCCTTTATGGCGGCCTGGCGCTGGTGGAGCGGCTGACCACCTCCTGGCATCCGTCGATGCGGCAACGCTGA
- a CDS encoding ABC transporter permease, whose product MIKRALPVTVMTLLVLAAWYAGAAWLNWPQAAETLARAGKPAGFGPAGFWDVLAQAYAMKRPILPTPGQVAVELWNSLTGYALSSPRNLLFHAWVTAEAALTGLAMGLVLGILLAAGIVYTRTLEASLLPWVIASQTIPILAIAPMIVVILGNIGLTGLLPKAVICMYLCFFPITVGMVKGLRSADPLWLDLMRTYSASGIRAFWSLRLPASMPFLFASLKVSVAISVVGAIVGELPTGGQAGLGARLLSGSYYGQTVQIWAALIMASLLSVVLIAVVRGMELVLLGRAGAR is encoded by the coding sequence ATGATTAAGCGTGCTCTTCCCGTGACCGTGATGACGCTGCTCGTGCTGGCGGCTTGGTACGCCGGGGCGGCGTGGCTGAACTGGCCGCAGGCGGCGGAGACGCTGGCCCGCGCGGGCAAGCCAGCCGGCTTCGGCCCCGCCGGATTTTGGGACGTGCTGGCCCAGGCCTATGCCATGAAGCGGCCGATCCTGCCCACCCCCGGCCAGGTGGCGGTCGAGCTGTGGAACTCGCTGACCGGCTATGCCCTTTCCAGCCCGCGCAACCTGCTGTTCCACGCCTGGGTGACGGCGGAAGCCGCGCTGACCGGGCTGGCGATGGGGCTGGTGCTGGGCATCCTGCTGGCCGCCGGCATCGTCTACACCCGCACGCTGGAGGCCAGCCTGCTACCCTGGGTCATCGCGTCCCAGACCATCCCTATCCTGGCGATCGCGCCGATGATCGTCGTCATCCTCGGCAACATCGGCCTGACCGGGCTGCTGCCGAAGGCGGTGATCTGCATGTATCTGTGCTTCTTCCCGATCACCGTCGGCATGGTGAAGGGGCTGCGCTCCGCCGATCCGCTGTGGCTCGACCTGATGCGGACCTATTCGGCGAGCGGGATCCGGGCCTTCTGGTCGCTGCGGCTGCCGGCCTCGATGCCGTTCCTGTTCGCAAGCCTCAAGGTGTCGGTCGCCATCAGCGTCGTCGGCGCCATCGTCGGCGAGCTGCCGACCGGCGGACAGGCCGGGCTGGGGGCGCGGCTGCTGTCGGGGTCCTATTATGGCCAGACGGTGCAGATCTGGGCGGCGCTGATCATGGCCTCGCTGCTGTCGGTGGTGCTGATCGCCGTCGTGCGCGGAATGGAACTGGTGCTGCTGGGCCGGGCGGGTGCGCGATGA
- a CDS encoding ABC transporter ATP-binding protein, with product MTAPNPFDAREATAPRSGTEQPASPSASQTAAPTVVEARKLSLVYPTADKPVTALSEVDLTIFRGDFVSLIGPSGCGKTTLLRVIADLERATSGHIAIEGMTPEQARLKRLYGYVFQAPALYPWRTVERNVMLPLEIMGVARAERQARAREQLERVGLSGFERKFPWQLSGGMQQRVSIARALALQPDLLLMDEPFGALDEITRDHLNLHLTQLWRATGKTCVFVTHSIAEAVFLSTRIVVMSPRPGRILDVIDCNSLPRERTLDIRESPEFAAIAHRVREGLKEGHSYDD from the coding sequence GTGACCGCCCCCAATCCGTTCGATGCCAGGGAGGCGACCGCTCCCCGATCCGGCACGGAACAGCCCGCTTCGCCGTCCGCTTCCCAGACAGCCGCCCCGACCGTGGTGGAGGCGCGCAAGCTCTCCCTTGTCTATCCCACCGCGGACAAGCCGGTGACGGCGCTGAGCGAGGTCGACCTGACCATCTTCCGCGGCGATTTCGTCTCGCTGATCGGCCCCAGCGGCTGCGGCAAGACCACCCTCCTGCGCGTCATCGCCGACCTGGAGCGCGCCACCTCCGGCCATATCGCCATCGAAGGCATGACACCGGAGCAGGCGCGGCTGAAGCGGCTCTACGGCTATGTGTTCCAGGCGCCGGCGCTCTATCCCTGGCGCACGGTGGAACGCAACGTCATGCTGCCGCTGGAGATCATGGGCGTCGCCCGTGCCGAGCGGCAGGCCCGCGCCCGCGAGCAGCTGGAGCGCGTCGGACTGTCGGGTTTCGAGCGCAAATTCCCCTGGCAGCTGTCGGGTGGCATGCAGCAGCGCGTGTCCATCGCCCGGGCGCTGGCGTTGCAGCCCGACCTGCTGCTGATGGACGAGCCGTTCGGTGCGCTCGACGAGATCACCCGCGACCATCTGAACCTGCATCTGACCCAGCTGTGGCGGGCGACCGGCAAGACCTGCGTCTTCGTCACCCATTCCATCGCCGAGGCGGTGTTCCTGTCGACCCGCATCGTGGTGATGAGCCCGCGCCCCGGCCGCATCCTCGACGTCATCGACTGCAACTCCCTGCCGCGCGAACGGACGCTCGACATCCGCGAGTCGCCGGAATTCGCCGCCATCGCCCACCGCGTCCGCGAGGGGCTGAAGGAGGGGCACAGCTACGATGATTAA
- a CDS encoding DUF3126 family protein: MPPAKPSVVRMSDTEIARVQMYLRKTLGNPKIVIEPPAKAGQSAEVTVDGEFFGTLNRDEDEGEISYALNVVILEEDLPEPPAIPRR, encoded by the coding sequence ATGCCGCCCGCCAAGCCGTCCGTCGTCCGGATGTCCGACACCGAAATCGCCCGCGTGCAGATGTATCTGCGCAAGACGCTGGGCAACCCCAAGATCGTGATCGAGCCGCCGGCCAAGGCCGGCCAGTCGGCCGAGGTGACGGTGGATGGCGAGTTCTTCGGCACATTGAACCGGGACGAGGATGAGGGCGAGATCTCCTACGCCCTGAACGTCGTCATCCTGGAAGAGGATCTGCCGGAGCCGCCGGCCATTCCGCGCCGCTGA
- a CDS encoding caspase family protein: MTTNAQFRTRTPFCTLPVSRPVSSRWKRLLAGTALALALALLAAAPIDRPARADTGKRVALVIDNGRYAGLDGRSDRAAANASAMASALRRAGFSVTRADDVGRVAMESSLERFREALAGADLGFVYYTGLAVGLGEREFLLPADAAPAGAEDLPRAALDLDMLLGDLRDGGRKAVVVIDPTAGDALARRVGGGALGTPMEADGLFVVYAHRPGVPPVPPRPEKGPGIFAAALAREMVRPGIPFRESLAEVARVVAERSDGQQLPWLQDRLGDPLVLVPAVAAAAKPPNALPDGQTADQSGQPQAQQSRKATPAKEPPAMAPRW, encoded by the coding sequence TTGACGACGAATGCCCAGTTCCGCACCCGTACGCCGTTTTGCACCCTGCCCGTCAGCAGGCCCGTCAGCAGTCGGTGGAAAAGGCTGCTGGCCGGCACGGCGCTGGCGCTGGCGCTGGCGCTGCTGGCCGCCGCCCCCATCGACCGTCCGGCCCGGGCCGACACCGGGAAGCGTGTGGCGCTGGTCATCGACAACGGCCGCTACGCCGGGCTCGACGGCCGCTCCGACCGGGCGGCCGCCAACGCCTCGGCCATGGCGTCGGCCCTGCGCCGCGCCGGGTTTTCGGTGACGCGTGCGGACGATGTCGGACGGGTCGCCATGGAATCGTCGCTGGAGCGTTTCCGCGAGGCGCTGGCGGGTGCCGATCTCGGCTTCGTCTATTACACAGGGCTCGCGGTCGGTCTGGGGGAGCGGGAATTCCTGCTGCCGGCCGACGCCGCGCCTGCGGGAGCCGAGGATCTGCCGCGCGCCGCCCTGGACCTCGACATGCTGCTCGGCGACCTGAGGGATGGCGGGCGCAAGGCGGTGGTGGTGATCGACCCGACCGCCGGCGATGCGCTGGCCCGGCGGGTCGGCGGCGGGGCACTGGGCACGCCGATGGAGGCGGACGGCCTGTTCGTCGTCTACGCCCACCGTCCCGGCGTGCCGCCGGTGCCGCCACGGCCGGAGAAGGGGCCTGGCATCTTCGCCGCCGCGCTGGCCCGCGAGATGGTCAGGCCCGGCATTCCCTTCCGCGAGTCGCTGGCCGAAGTGGCGCGCGTGGTGGCCGAGCGCAGCGACGGGCAACAGCTGCCCTGGCTGCAGGACCGGCTGGGCGACCCGCTGGTGCTGGTTCCGGCGGTCGCCGCCGCGGCCAAACCCCCGAATGCCTTGCCAGACGGCCAGACGGCCGACCAGTCCGGACAACCCCAAGCCCAGCAGAGCCGCAAGGCTACCCCGGCCAAGGAACCGCCGGCCATGGCCCCCCGGTGGTGA
- a CDS encoding ankyrin repeat domain-containing protein, giving the protein MDRSAPKHSPRARRAAPGHHDPVGTPAATPAEIRDGLVLAFLARKRLLVLLGDAGSGRPALFRQLVEHVEADGAMALPVMASVGAQLEDLVAAAGNGALPDLAAAGEEGDGDFDALIGALEERLDLAGAGLLAVDNAAVLAPPVLADLVELTRAETPAGRFLQVLLCGTPELEATLARAGLAGELRELGVVYRLMPGSGSAGGGVADDAPASPPSATPIPAPVQRPAPILAAPSPAVQPSAAVPPANDWSAEQGLAEQRLAGQGAGDYDWSDRGAEAAAGSGAAVPPGVMPAGRMAGQAPRRTALYAGAALTTLVLLGAAGAAIATAVPGASPGRALAMIEEGWTRARAAVERTVQGLGGGGAPAGPQAAAGMPAARSTPIATPAPTVQTVPLARASAVPPATTAEGPAAGTLTVTKPAVPASVAPSATVPTQTQTQTQTAMVQPAQPTVAAPTPGSRSAASLSGGTASGGTAEAAPGSASLPPLEEPSATPAIPAVPQPAVPDAEAAQRVRAMVDQARRQIAGKRLTTPPGDNAYETIQRLRQVAPAAPEAAELLTTMEDTYRRWAMMAERDGDWSEARRFYERAQMVSPDSPDLADRIRAASEQRAYTGPAAGTGTGTAGAGPTAPARAIPGLQDRESVLALLRNPAELSRTLQGGTSPDTRLDSGKTLLMIAAEQGLTDAVRVLLERRARTDLRTSDGATAVMYAAWGGHDAAVRALADGGAELDATNSDGKTALMAAAARGHEEVARTLLQRGIMVDRTTAYGWSALMYAANNGHEAVARLLLDHGANPYRMDANGNSALTLGALQGHVQVVEALKPR; this is encoded by the coding sequence ATGGACCGTTCTGCCCCGAAACATTCCCCGCGCGCCCGGCGCGCCGCTCCGGGCCACCACGATCCCGTCGGCACCCCTGCGGCCACGCCCGCCGAAATCCGCGATGGACTCGTCCTTGCCTTCCTGGCGCGCAAGCGGCTGCTGGTGCTGCTGGGCGATGCGGGCTCCGGGCGGCCCGCGCTGTTCCGGCAACTGGTGGAGCATGTCGAGGCCGATGGCGCCATGGCGCTTCCGGTGATGGCGTCGGTCGGTGCCCAGCTGGAGGATCTGGTCGCCGCGGCCGGCAATGGGGCGCTGCCCGATCTGGCGGCAGCGGGCGAGGAGGGCGACGGCGACTTCGATGCGCTCATCGGCGCGCTGGAGGAGCGGCTCGACCTGGCCGGCGCCGGACTGCTGGCGGTCGACAATGCCGCCGTGCTCGCCCCGCCGGTGCTGGCCGATCTGGTCGAGCTGACACGGGCGGAGACGCCGGCCGGCCGCTTCCTCCAGGTGCTGCTCTGCGGCACGCCCGAGCTGGAAGCGACGCTGGCGCGTGCCGGGCTGGCCGGCGAGCTCCGTGAACTGGGAGTGGTCTACCGCCTGATGCCCGGCAGCGGCAGTGCAGGCGGTGGGGTTGCCGACGATGCGCCGGCCTCTCCGCCTTCCGCCACACCCATCCCCGCACCGGTACAGCGTCCGGCGCCGATCCTGGCGGCTCCGTCTCCGGCAGTTCAGCCCTCCGCCGCCGTTCCGCCGGCCAACGACTGGTCCGCCGAGCAAGGGTTGGCCGAGCAACGGTTGGCCGGGCAGGGAGCGGGCGATTACGATTGGAGCGACCGTGGCGCCGAAGCGGCGGCAGGTTCCGGCGCTGCGGTGCCTCCCGGTGTGATGCCCGCCGGTCGGATGGCCGGGCAGGCGCCGCGCCGGACCGCCCTGTATGCCGGTGCGGCGCTGACCACGCTCGTCCTGCTGGGGGCCGCCGGTGCGGCCATCGCCACGGCGGTGCCCGGCGCCTCGCCCGGCCGGGCGCTGGCGATGATCGAAGAGGGTTGGACCCGCGCGCGTGCCGCCGTCGAGCGGACCGTGCAGGGGCTGGGCGGCGGCGGCGCACCGGCTGGCCCGCAGGCCGCCGCCGGCATGCCGGCGGCCCGCTCCACGCCCATCGCCACCCCGGCGCCGACCGTTCAAACCGTGCCCCTCGCAAGGGCATCCGCCGTTCCGCCAGCCACGACGGCCGAGGGACCTGCGGCCGGCACCCTGACGGTGACGAAGCCGGCGGTCCCGGCCTCCGTGGCCCCGTCGGCGACCGTCCCGACCCAGACCCAGACCCAGACCCAGACAGCGATGGTCCAGCCGGCCCAGCCGACCGTCGCGGCCCCGACGCCGGGCTCCAGGTCTGCCGCTTCCCTTTCGGGCGGGACCGCATCCGGCGGGACTGCGGAGGCGGCGCCGGGCAGCGCCTCGCTGCCGCCGCTGGAGGAGCCGTCGGCAACCCCGGCGATCCCGGCGGTGCCGCAACCGGCCGTGCCGGACGCCGAGGCTGCGCAGCGGGTGCGCGCGATGGTCGACCAGGCCCGCCGCCAGATCGCCGGCAAGCGCCTGACCACCCCGCCCGGCGACAATGCGTATGAGACGATCCAGCGCCTGCGTCAGGTCGCGCCGGCTGCGCCCGAAGCGGCGGAACTGCTGACCACCATGGAGGACACCTATCGGCGCTGGGCGATGATGGCGGAACGCGACGGCGACTGGTCGGAAGCCAGGCGCTTCTACGAGCGGGCGCAGATGGTCTCCCCCGACAGCCCCGATCTGGCCGACCGCATCCGCGCGGCGTCGGAACAGCGTGCCTACACCGGACCTGCGGCGGGAACCGGCACGGGGACCGCCGGTGCCGGCCCCACCGCGCCGGCCAGGGCCATTCCCGGCTTGCAGGACCGCGAATCGGTGCTGGCCCTGCTGCGCAACCCGGCGGAGCTGTCGCGGACGCTCCAGGGCGGCACCAGCCCGGACACCCGTCTGGACAGCGGCAAGACCCTGCTGATGATCGCCGCCGAACAGGGGCTGACCGACGCGGTGCGCGTCCTGCTGGAGCGCCGCGCCCGCACCGACCTGCGGACGTCCGACGGCGCGACCGCGGTGATGTATGCCGCCTGGGGCGGGCATGACGCCGCGGTCCGGGCGCTGGCCGACGGCGGAGCTGAGCTGGACGCCACCAACAGCGACGGCAAGACCGCGCTGATGGCCGCCGCCGCCCGCGGGCACGAGGAGGTGGCGCGTACGCTGCTCCAGCGCGGGATCATGGTCGACCGCACCACCGCCTATGGCTGGTCGGCGCTGATGTATGCCGCCAACAACGGGCACGAGGCGGTGGCCCGCCTGCTGCTCGACCATGGCGCCAACCCCTACCGCATGGACGCCAACGGCAACTCCGCCCTGACGCTGGGCGCGCTGCAGGGGCATGTCCAGGTGGTGGAGGCGCTGAAGCCGCGCTGA
- a CDS encoding ROK family protein, whose amino-acid sequence MRLGIDLGGTKIAAVALDADGTECARHRRPTPRGYDATLDALAETVAALDGRCGGETGPCDAAPRETGSVGISLPGVVDAAAGRVRAVNLPWLDGRPFAEDAARRIGRPVRIANDANCFTLSEAADGAAAGGGVVLGIILGTGVGGGIVVDGRILPGANGLAGEWGHAPLPWRDDADGPAVACGCGKSGCLETVLCGAGLSRLHRHRTGLSLDPPEIAAHALAGDAVAAGTLARHADALARALAPVLNLLDPDIVVVGGGLSALPGLCETVMERWGAWTLAATPRTRMAVARHGGESGMRGAARLWPA is encoded by the coding sequence ATGCGACTCGGAATCGATTTGGGCGGCACCAAGATCGCGGCCGTGGCGCTCGACGCGGATGGGACGGAATGCGCCCGCCACCGCCGCCCCACCCCCCGCGGCTACGACGCCACGCTGGACGCGCTGGCGGAGACGGTGGCCGCGCTGGACGGCCGATGCGGCGGCGAAACCGGGCCCTGCGATGCCGCCCCCCGTGAAACCGGAAGCGTCGGCATCAGCCTGCCCGGCGTGGTCGATGCCGCCGCCGGCCGGGTGCGGGCGGTCAACCTGCCCTGGCTGGACGGCCGCCCCTTCGCCGAAGACGCGGCGCGGCGGATCGGCCGGCCGGTGCGGATCGCCAACGACGCCAACTGCTTCACCCTGTCGGAGGCAGCGGACGGCGCCGCGGCCGGCGGCGGCGTCGTGCTCGGCATCATCCTCGGCACCGGCGTCGGCGGCGGGATCGTGGTCGATGGGCGCATCCTGCCCGGCGCCAACGGGCTGGCCGGCGAATGGGGCCATGCGCCGCTGCCCTGGCGCGACGACGCCGACGGTCCCGCGGTCGCCTGCGGCTGCGGCAAGAGCGGCTGCCTGGAGACTGTCCTGTGCGGAGCCGGCCTGTCCCGGCTGCACCGCCACCGCACCGGCCTGTCCCTCGACCCGCCGGAGATCGCCGCGCACGCCCTGGCCGGCGATGCGGTGGCGGCGGGAACGCTCGCCCGCCACGCCGATGCGCTGGCCCGCGCCCTCGCCCCGGTGCTTAATCTGCTGGACCCGGACATCGTCGTGGTCGGCGGCGGCCTGTCCGCCCTGCCCGGCCTGTGCGAGACCGTGATGGAACGCTGGGGCGCCTGGACCCTGGCGGCCACGCCGCGCACCCGGATGGCCGTTGCCCGCCATGGCGGCGAGAGCGGCATGCGCGGCGCCGCGCGCCTGTGGCCGGCATGA
- the otsB gene encoding trehalose-phosphatase encodes MTFSTPSAFADFDAFTAALAGRNPALFLDYDGTLAAIAPRPELAVMPEQARAVVRRLSALCPVAFVSGRDLDDLAGMVAVDGLVYAGSHGFDLRGPDLRRQVGVEYLPDLDDAERHLRGHLDGIAGTLVERKRFAIAIHTRQVAPPDKPAVADAVREAVETRPRLRMTGGKELFELRPNLPWDKGRAVLALLEALGLDGTGTVPIYLGDDETDEDAFRALAGLGPAAGIGIRVMETPAPTAAGWSLHDPDQAAAFLGRLADWLAAG; translated from the coding sequence GTGACCTTCTCCACCCCATCCGCCTTTGCGGACTTCGATGCTTTCACCGCGGCTCTCGCCGGCCGCAACCCTGCCCTGTTCCTCGATTACGACGGCACGCTGGCCGCCATCGCCCCGCGGCCGGAACTCGCCGTGATGCCGGAGCAGGCCCGTGCGGTGGTGCGGCGGCTGTCGGCACTGTGCCCGGTGGCGTTCGTCAGCGGCCGCGATCTCGACGACCTCGCCGGGATGGTTGCGGTCGACGGGCTGGTCTATGCCGGCAGCCATGGCTTCGACCTGCGCGGGCCGGACCTGCGCCGTCAGGTCGGGGTCGAGTATCTGCCCGACCTGGACGATGCCGAACGGCATCTGCGCGGTCATCTGGACGGCATCGCCGGCACGCTGGTCGAGCGCAAGCGCTTCGCCATCGCCATCCACACCCGTCAGGTCGCCCCGCCCGACAAGCCGGCGGTCGCCGACGCGGTCCGCGAGGCGGTGGAGACCCGGCCGCGCCTGCGCATGACGGGCGGCAAGGAGTTGTTCGAGCTGCGCCCGAACCTGCCCTGGGACAAGGGCCGTGCCGTTCTCGCCCTGCTGGAGGCGCTGGGACTGGACGGGACCGGAACCGTGCCGATCTATCTCGGCGACGACGAGACCGACGAGGATGCCTTCCGCGCACTGGCCGGACTAGGACCGGCGGCGGGCATCGGCATCCGGGTGATGGAAACCCCCGCGCCGACCGCGGCCGGCTGGAGCCTGCACGACCCCGACCAGGCCGCGGCCTTTCTCGGCCGGCTGGCGGACTGGCTTGCCGCGGGTTAA
- a CDS encoding peptidoglycan-binding domain-containing protein, whose translation MPQEMYQAFVSGTQEALNEHGFNAGSVDGKMGSRTRTAIRSYQRAAKLPVDGCVSQGLLDHLNFSQPKIYAPGKR comes from the coding sequence TTGCCGCAGGAGATGTACCAGGCCTTCGTCTCGGGCACCCAGGAGGCGCTGAACGAGCATGGTTTCAACGCCGGTTCGGTGGACGGCAAGATGGGCTCGCGCACCCGTACGGCGATCCGCTCCTACCAGCGTGCGGCCAAGCTGCCGGTCGACGGCTGCGTCAGCCAGGGTCTGCTCGACCATCTGAACTTCAGCCAGCCGAAGATCTACGCGCCCGGCAAACGCTGA